The DNA window TCGCGCCGCAGGCCGCGGATGTGGCTTCGGGGCTGAACATTGCGGCGTTCAACGTGGGTATTGCGATGGGCGCTTCGCTGGGCGGCCTGGTGGTGGACCACCTCGGCCTGATGCATACGCCGTGGCTGGGTGCGCTGGTGGTGCTGGGTGCGCTGGGCCTGACTGCGCTGAGTGGGCGGCTGGATCGCCGCGATGGCGTGGCGGATCGGGCTGAGGGCATTGCCGTAACGGCGCATTGAGTAGTGTTGGTTTTCACGGAGCGGGGCGAGCCCCGCTCTACGTTCCCCACGTTGGAGTTTTTTTATGAGTATTCCTGCATTTGGTCTGGGTACCTTCCGTTTGAAGGACCAGGTGGTTATTGATTCGGTCCGCAATGCGCTGGACGTGGGCTACCGCGCCATCGACACTGCGCAGATCTATGGCAATGAAGCCGAGGTAGGGCAGGCGCTGGCTGAGTCCGGCGTGTCGCGCCAGGACGTGTTCCTGACCACCAAGATCTGGATCAGCAACTTCCGTCGCGAAGCGCTGCGGGCCAGCCTGCAGGAGAGTCTGGCCAAGCTGCGCACCGACGTGGTCGACCTGACCCTGATCCATTGGCCGTCGCCGAAGGACGAGGTGCCGATGGTCGAGTATCTGGGTGCCCTGGCACAGGCGCAGGCCGATGGCCTGACCCGACAGATCGGCATCTCCAACTTCACCATCGACCTGACCCGTCAGGCGGTGGAGATTCTGGGGGCCGATGCCATCGCCACCAACCAGATCGAGGTGCACCCGTACCTGCAGAACCGGGCGCTGATCGCCTACCTGCGCGAACAGGGCATCCATGTCACCGCGTACATGAGCCTGGCCTACGGCGAAGTGCTGAAGGAGCCGGTGATGCAGGCCATCGCCGAGCGCCACGGCGCGACCCCGGCGCAGGTGGCGCTGGCCTGGGCGCTGCAGCAGGGCTATGCGGTGATTCCGTCTTCGACCAAGCGGGAAAACCTGGCGGCCAATCTGAAGGCCGCTGAGGTAAAGCT is part of the Stenotrophomonas oahuensis genome and encodes:
- the dkgB gene encoding 2,5-didehydrogluconate reductase DkgB; this translates as MSIPAFGLGTFRLKDQVVIDSVRNALDVGYRAIDTAQIYGNEAEVGQALAESGVSRQDVFLTTKIWISNFRREALRASLQESLAKLRTDVVDLTLIHWPSPKDEVPMVEYLGALAQAQADGLTRQIGISNFTIDLTRQAVEILGADAIATNQIEVHPYLQNRALIAYLREQGIHVTAYMSLAYGEVLKEPVMQAIAERHGATPAQVALAWALQQGYAVIPSSTKRENLAANLKAAEVKLDDEDMARIATLDRGHRLANPEGIAPAWD